The nucleotide sequence GGTACGCCGAGGGCAGCTTCCTGCCGCTGCACGCCGTGGCCTCGCCCTATCGCGACCGGTCGCATTTCGACGGCCAGGACCTGCTGGAGACCGGGGCCGCGCGGCTGGACGGTACCCGCGACGGCTGGCTGAATCGCACGCTGGGCCTGATCGGCGCCACCGACCGGCGCTTCGGCATCGCCTTCGCCGAGGAGGTCCCGCTGGTGCTGCGCGGCGCCACGCCGGTCACCTCCTGGCTGCCGGACAAGCCGGCCGGGCTGCCGCCCGGCTTCCCAGACTTGGTCGCCCGGCTGTACGACCGCGACCTGGCGCTGCACGCGGCCTATGCCGCCGGCCTGGACACCACCGCCTTCGGCCGGCAGATCCAGGGCATGGTGCAATCCGCCTCCGCGGCGGGCCCGGCCACGCCGGCCCAGGGCGCGATGGCCGGCAACGCCATGGCCGGGGCCGCGGCGGGCGCCGACCTGCAGCTGGCCGAGGCCGCCGGCCGGTTCCTGGCCGATCCCGGCGGCTCGCGCATCGCGGTGATGGAGCTGTATGGCTGGGACACCCATGTGCAGCAGGTGAAGCGGCTGGACCGGCTGCTCGCCGGCTATGCCGCGACGCTGCAGGCGCTGCGCCGCGGGCTCGGCGACGCCTGGGGGCAGACCGCGATCCTGACGGTGACGGAGTTCGGCCGCACTGCCGCGGCCAACGGCTCCGGCGGCACCGACCACGGCACCGGCTCGGTCGCCTTCCTGGCCGGCGGCGCGGTGCATGGCGGCCGGGTGCTGGCCGACTGGCCGGGACTGGCGCAGGACAGGCTGTACCAGGGCCGCGACTTGGCCCCGACCACGGATCTGCGCGCCGTGGTCAAGGGCGTGTTCCGCGACCATCTCGGCCTGCCGGGAGACGCGCTGGACCGCGTCGTCTTCCCCGGCAGCGTCGAGGCGGCACCGATGCGGGAGCTGGTCAGGCGGGCCTGACAGGACCGCCCGGCCAGCCCGGCAACCGCCCGTCAGGTGTCGAGCTTGCCCAGCCCGATGCTGGCGAGCAGCACGCTGCCGTCATTGGTCAGCGCCCATTTGCCCTGCCGCTCCTCGATCAGGCCGCGGGCCTGCAGGGCCAGGCGGACATGGTCGGCGACGCCGGGCTCGTGGCGGTGGATGCGCCCCAGCGCGTCCTTCTCGTCGGCGGACAGGTCATCGGGTCGAAGCTGCGGCATGGTCCCCTCCTCGGTTCGCCGCGCCGGCGGGCTGCCGTCGCGTTCTCGCACAATGCCCGGCGACCCGATCCGGGTCCGCCGGCCGCGGACCCGGCAGGCCCGGGCCTTACACGGCGCCCTTGCGGGCTCCGCGATTCACGGCACTGGCCACGGCCTTGAGCGAGGCCATGACGATGTTGCTGTCGATGCCGACGCCGAACAGCGTCCTGCCGCCGACCCGCGCCTCGACATAGGTCGCGGCGCTGGAGTCGGAACCGCTGCGCAGCGCGTGCTCGCGATAGTCGACGATGTCGACATCCGCCCCGATCTCGCGCCGCAGCGCGTCGACGAAGGCGTTGAGCGGGCCGTTGCCCTCGCCCTTGATCGTCTTCTCCACCCCGTCGATCTTCACCTGCGCCTCGATGTGGCGCTCGCCGCGGCCGGTCGGCAGGGTGGTGTGGCCGACCACCTCGACCCGGCCGGGGGCCAGGTACTCCTGCTCGAACTCCTGCCAGATCACCTTGGACGAGATCTCCTTGCCGGTCTCGTCGGCCAGCTTCTGGATCACCTGGCTGAACTCCACCTGCAGCTTGCGCGGCAAATCGAGGCCGTGATCGGTCAGCAGGAGATAGGCGACGCCCCCCTTGCCGGACTGGCTGTTGACCCGGATCACGGCCTCGTAGCTGCAGCCGATGTCCTGCGGGTCGATCGGCAGGTACGGCACCTCCCACAGCCCGCTGTTGCTCTTCTCCATGGCCGCGAAGCCCTTCTTGATCGCGTCCTGGTGCGAGCCGGAGAAGGCGGTGAACACCAGCTCGCCGCCATAGGGGTGGCGCGGATGCACCGGCAGCTGGTTGCAGTATTCGACGGTGCGGACGATCTCGCCGACATCGTGCAGGTCGAGCTCGGGGTCGACGCCCTGGGTGAACATGTTCAGCCCCAGCGTGACGATGTCGACATTGCCGGTGCGCTCGCCATTGCCGAACAACGTGCCCTCGACCCGGTCGGCGCCGGCCATCAGCGCCAGCTCGGTCGCGGCGATACCGGTGCCGCGGTCGTTGTGCGGATGCACCGACAGCACGAAGCTGTCGCGCCGGGCGAAGTTGCGGTGGCACCACTCGATCTGGTCGGCATAGACGTTCGGCGTCGCCATCTCGACCGTCGCCGGCAGGTTCAGGATCGCCTTCCTCTCTGGCGTCGGCTGCCAGACGTCGAGCACCGCGCCGCAGATGTCGCGGGCATAGTCCAGCTCGGTGCCGGTGAAGCTCTCGGGCGAGTACTGGAACACGATCTCGGTCTCCGGCACCGTCGGCACCAGATCCTTGATCAGCTTGGTGCCGCGCACCGCGATCTCGGTGATGCCGTCGCGGTCGAGGCCGAACACCACCCGGCGCTGCAGCGTCGAGGTCGAGTTGTAGAGATGGACGATCGCCCGCTTGGCGCCGCGGATGGCGTCGAAGGTGCGGCGGATCAGCTCCTCCCGCGACTGGGTCAGCACCTGGATGGTGACGCCGTCGGGGATGAGATCGTTATCGATCAGGTGGCGGACGAAGTCGAAATCGGTCTGCGAGGCGGCGGGGAAGCCGACCTCGATCTCCTTGAAGCCCATGCGGACCAGGAGGTCCCACATCCGCTGCTTGCGGTCGGTGCCCATCGGCTCGATCAGGGCCTGGTTGCCGTCGCGCAGGTCGACCGAGCACCAGACCGGGGCGCGGTCGATGACGCGGTTCGGCCATTGCCGGTCGGTCAGCGCCACGGTCTGCACCGGGCGGTACTTCTCGATCGGCATTCCGGATTTGGGTTGCATCACGGACATCGGATTTCTCTCTCGCACCGGCCGGCGGGCGGCCGGACATATGAGGATAGGGCGAATTGACGACGGGCGCATGACACGGATGCGCGAAGACGGCCGCCGGGCGCGCGATGCGCCGCTCAGCGGCCGGTGATAAGTCGCAGCAGGTCCCGGGAAATGCGGGAGAAAGCCTGTCGATACGATCGGTCGGGGGTCATGGAGGGGATCCGGAAGAGAGGTCGCAGCGGCTTCGGTTTCAGCGCCCTTCGGGGCGCCGATCAGATAAGTCGAAGCGTGCGAAGTCGGATCGTCATGCCCCCCACCTAAGGGGCCGGGGGCCGCTCTGTCAACTGAATCCGCTGGTCGGTGATCCGGTCGAAGAAGCCGGTGATGGTCGGCCCGGTGCCGTCCGGCCAGCCATGCGAATAGGGCCGGCGGCCGTTCATGGTCGACGGCAGGTCGCAGAACACCACCGGGTCGGCGATGTCGGCCTTGCCCCAGCGCTTGCAGCGGAAGGTGGCGCTGGCGTCGACCGGGGTGGCGGCCAGCCGGTTCTGGGCGATCCGCTTGTCGCGCTCGGCGATGCCCTGGCTGTAGGGCACCATGTTGTCCTTCGGGTTGTGCAGCAGGATCGCCGCCACCTGACCCCGGCAGGGGCGGACGCTGCCGATGCCGCCGGCGACCACGGCGGTGGCGCGGAACACCCCGGCGCGACCGCAGGACAGGTCGTTGACGAAGCTGCCGCCCATGGAATGGCCGGCGGCGAAGATCTGGTTCTG is from Inquilinus sp. Marseille-Q2685 and encodes:
- a CDS encoding DUF1501 domain-containing protein, with the protein product MDLTRRHLLGGMAATAAATVLPARLLLAKAPIQQRFVLIILRGALDGLAAMPPYADPELRALRGALLPPDPGRDGGMVDLDGRFALHPGLAPLKDWYAEGSFLPLHAVASPYRDRSHFDGQDLLETGAARLDGTRDGWLNRTLGLIGATDRRFGIAFAEEVPLVLRGATPVTSWLPDKPAGLPPGFPDLVARLYDRDLALHAAYAAGLDTTAFGRQIQGMVQSASAAGPATPAQGAMAGNAMAGAAAGADLQLAEAAGRFLADPGGSRIAVMELYGWDTHVQQVKRLDRLLAGYAATLQALRRGLGDAWGQTAILTVTEFGRTAAANGSGGTDHGTGSVAFLAGGAVHGGRVLADWPGLAQDRLYQGRDLAPTTDLRAVVKGVFRDHLGLPGDALDRVVFPGSVEAAPMRELVRRA
- the leuA gene encoding 2-isopropylmalate synthase, with product MSVMQPKSGMPIEKYRPVQTVALTDRQWPNRVIDRAPVWCSVDLRDGNQALIEPMGTDRKQRMWDLLVRMGFKEIEVGFPAASQTDFDFVRHLIDNDLIPDGVTIQVLTQSREELIRRTFDAIRGAKRAIVHLYNSTSTLQRRVVFGLDRDGITEIAVRGTKLIKDLVPTVPETEIVFQYSPESFTGTELDYARDICGAVLDVWQPTPERKAILNLPATVEMATPNVYADQIEWCHRNFARRDSFVLSVHPHNDRGTGIAATELALMAGADRVEGTLFGNGERTGNVDIVTLGLNMFTQGVDPELDLHDVGEIVRTVEYCNQLPVHPRHPYGGELVFTAFSGSHQDAIKKGFAAMEKSNSGLWEVPYLPIDPQDIGCSYEAVIRVNSQSGKGGVAYLLLTDHGLDLPRKLQVEFSQVIQKLADETGKEISSKVIWQEFEQEYLAPGRVEVVGHTTLPTGRGERHIEAQVKIDGVEKTIKGEGNGPLNAFVDALRREIGADVDIVDYREHALRSGSDSSAATYVEARVGGRTLFGVGIDSNIVMASLKAVASAVNRGARKGAV
- a CDS encoding PHB depolymerase family esterase translates to MTSLLRAGRLAAFACLLAVAACAAPGNGPRSAAPAASTVAQLPPLPTSGCGLPAAEGRQTLKFQGASWRYIVDLPPGYDKSVPTRLILAFHGRTGTAEKVRTYFDLEGPAARPAIVVYPQAQGGWGGRADRDMAYVDTLLARLKATLCVDQNQIFAAGHSMGGSFVNDLSCGRAGVFRATAVVAGGIGSVRPCRGQVAAILLHNPKDNMVPYSQGIAERDKRIAQNRLAATPVDASATFRCKRWGKADIADPVVFCDLPSTMNGRRPYSHGWPDGTGPTITGFFDRITDQRIQLTERPPAP